In one window of Cryomorphaceae bacterium DNA:
- a CDS encoding ROK family protein yields MSPLALGIDIGGTNTAFGLVDALGHVHYSNNFKTADFSSAESLAKKVLKDVSSQVTSMSNIEGIGIGAPNGNYHNGTIEFAPNLQWKGVIPLAAIFKKHFNLPVTVTNDANAAAVGEMLFGAAQGMRDFLLVTLGTGLGSGFVCKGEVLYGHTGMAGELGHIIVQPGGRACGCGRKGCLETYASATGFKRTIAELRQTFKVHSPLVKTPMTRISAKRTTELAEQGDPMALKAFDITARYLAHGLATAVAITSPEAVILAGGLTRSGKTLTDPLEKYFNQELLVIFQHKVPVLVSKLLDENAAVLGAAALVLQR; encoded by the coding sequence ATGAGCCCACTGGCACTCGGAATCGACATCGGAGGAACCAACACAGCCTTTGGACTGGTGGATGCGCTGGGGCATGTTCACTACAGCAACAACTTTAAAACGGCTGATTTCAGCAGTGCCGAAAGTCTGGCGAAAAAAGTGTTGAAGGATGTGAGCAGCCAGGTAACCTCCATGAGTAACATTGAAGGTATCGGCATCGGTGCGCCCAACGGTAATTACCACAACGGCACCATTGAGTTTGCGCCAAACCTCCAGTGGAAAGGTGTGATTCCGCTCGCAGCCATTTTTAAGAAGCATTTTAACCTGCCTGTGACTGTAACCAACGACGCCAACGCCGCCGCCGTGGGCGAAATGTTATTCGGTGCAGCACAGGGAATGCGCGATTTTTTGCTCGTTACCCTCGGCACGGGACTAGGAAGCGGTTTTGTGTGCAAGGGTGAGGTGCTCTACGGACATACGGGCATGGCCGGAGAGCTGGGCCACATCATTGTGCAACCGGGTGGCAGGGCCTGTGGCTGCGGCCGAAAAGGTTGTCTGGAAACCTATGCCTCGGCTACCGGTTTTAAGCGTACGATAGCTGAACTTCGACAGACTTTCAAAGTCCACAGCCCACTCGTTAAAACCCCCATGACGCGCATATCCGCCAAACGCACTACAGAACTTGCAGAGCAAGGCGATCCTATGGCCCTCAAGGCATTTGACATCACCGCCCGTTACCTCGCACACGGCCTGGCCACAGCTGTGGCTATCACCAGCCCGGAGGCGGTTATTCTGGCAGGAGGTCTCACACGCTCCGGCAAAACCCTCACAGACCCACTGGAAAAATATTTTAACCAAGAATTACTGGTGATCTTCCAGCACAAAGTTCCTGTCCTGGTGAGCAAGCTGCTGGATGAAAATGCTGCTGTACTCGGAGCCGCTGCGCTGGTGCTTCAGCGCTAG
- a CDS encoding MFS transporter: MQPTNHRFAFSVLTSLFFLWGFITVMNDVLIGTFKELFTLSNFQSGLVQFSFFGAFFVISSLYFWISKTFGDPINRVGYKNGMVAGLSLCGLGCCLFYPAALAGSYGFFLSALFVLASGVCVLQIAANPYAAILGPTETASSRLNLAQGFNSLGTTLGPLVGAVLIFMVFSTGALSAEAVGKTYLMYGLGFLVMALVIKLLPLPGFRNTEQQPEGWGALRFGQLRRGMGAIFLYVGAEVAIGSWLVSFAGLPEIMNMKQAEANTYLSWYWGGLMLGRLLGAISLSSIQPALRKKLAMAGVSISVFALIYLVTSISEQGGTFGFSLHDAETVVLFMLLVALNFLGFLMGRSAAGRTLGVFAMVNVALLSTAVLTNGTLAFWALIGTGLFNSIMWSNIFTLAIRNLGVYTSQGSSLLILAIVGGAFLPPAQGLLADYFGMQGSFLLLVPAYLYLAWYGYRGHITARTV, from the coding sequence ATGCAGCCCACCAACCATCGCTTTGCCTTTTCGGTACTCACCTCACTGTTTTTCCTGTGGGGTTTTATCACAGTGATGAACGACGTGCTGATTGGGACGTTCAAAGAGCTGTTTACCCTCAGTAATTTTCAAAGCGGACTGGTTCAGTTTTCGTTTTTTGGAGCCTTCTTCGTGATTTCCTCACTCTACTTCTGGATCTCAAAAACCTTTGGCGACCCGATTAACCGCGTGGGCTACAAAAACGGAATGGTGGCCGGGCTTTCACTCTGCGGACTGGGTTGCTGCCTATTTTATCCGGCCGCATTAGCCGGCTCCTACGGCTTTTTTCTGAGTGCTTTGTTTGTACTGGCGTCGGGTGTGTGCGTGTTGCAGATTGCTGCCAATCCCTATGCCGCCATTCTGGGCCCTACCGAAACTGCAAGCAGTCGGCTGAACCTTGCCCAAGGCTTCAACTCACTGGGAACTACGCTGGGACCGCTGGTTGGCGCCGTGCTGATATTTATGGTGTTTTCAACCGGAGCGCTCTCGGCCGAAGCCGTGGGCAAAACGTACCTGATGTACGGCCTCGGTTTTCTGGTAATGGCGTTGGTCATCAAGCTCCTTCCCTTACCCGGTTTCAGAAATACCGAACAACAACCCGAAGGCTGGGGAGCCTTGCGCTTCGGTCAACTGCGCAGGGGCATGGGCGCCATCTTTCTTTATGTGGGTGCGGAGGTAGCTATTGGGAGCTGGCTCGTGAGTTTTGCCGGTTTGCCGGAGATTATGAACATGAAGCAGGCCGAGGCCAATACCTACCTTTCGTGGTACTGGGGCGGATTGATGCTGGGCCGTTTACTCGGTGCCATTTCACTCAGCTCCATTCAGCCCGCATTGCGGAAAAAACTGGCCATGGCAGGAGTGAGTATTTCGGTTTTTGCGTTGATCTACCTCGTAACGAGCATTTCAGAACAAGGCGGCACCTTTGGTTTCAGCTTACACGATGCCGAAACCGTTGTGCTTTTTATGCTCCTTGTAGCACTGAACTTTCTGGGCTTTTTGATGGGTCGCTCAGCTGCCGGCCGTACACTCGGCGTATTTGCAATGGTGAACGTAGCCCTGCTTTCTACGGCGGTGCTAACCAACGGAACCCTCGCCTTTTGGGCGCTCATCGGAACGGGACTTTTCAATTCCATAATGTGGAGCAACATCTTTACGCTGGCCATCCGCAACCTGGGCGTGTACACCAGTCAGGGATCGTCATTGCTGATTCTGGCCATTGTGGGCGGGGCTTTCCTGCCGCCTGCGCAGGGTTTGCTTGCAGACTATTTCGGCATGCAGGGTAGCTTTTTGCTGCTCGTTCCTGCCTACCTTTACCTCGCGTGGTACGGATACCGCGGACACATTACAGCAAGAACGGTATGA
- a CDS encoding DUF481 domain-containing protein, which produces MLLVHLATAQQVIHIENRRMADTTAGLRGDLTFQANLVQNLNDIFQTNNLGQLWYNKGKHQLLSITAFNLTVFNENRIVNDGFQHLRYTYNPGKGIAPEAFAQVQYNELIKIGFRSLTGAGARFTVIDNDSTKSKLFVGLSYMYEYEEETTGKLVRAHRANLYASIGFPIGKWLSFDAIGYFQPNVAKLHDIRASVEVLLDVSITRRLSLMIVHSLVYDGEPPEGVRNVFYNFRNGLRYRF; this is translated from the coding sequence ATGTTGCTGGTGCACCTGGCAACAGCGCAGCAAGTCATTCACATTGAGAACCGTCGTATGGCAGACACCACAGCTGGTTTGAGAGGTGATCTCACCTTTCAGGCCAATCTCGTGCAAAACCTCAATGACATTTTCCAGACCAACAACCTTGGGCAATTATGGTACAACAAGGGTAAGCATCAACTACTCAGCATAACAGCCTTTAACCTGACGGTTTTTAACGAGAACCGCATTGTAAATGACGGTTTTCAGCATTTGCGCTACACCTACAACCCCGGGAAAGGCATAGCACCGGAGGCATTTGCGCAGGTGCAATACAATGAGCTGATAAAAATCGGTTTCAGATCGCTCACTGGTGCGGGGGCCCGGTTTACTGTGATTGATAATGACAGCACCAAATCGAAACTCTTTGTGGGCCTCTCATACATGTACGAGTACGAAGAGGAAACCACCGGAAAACTGGTGCGTGCTCATCGGGCAAACCTCTATGCCAGTATTGGCTTTCCGATTGGGAAGTGGTTGAGTTTTGATGCCATTGGCTACTTCCAGCCCAATGTGGCAAAGCTGCATGATATCCGCGCCTCGGTTGAGGTATTGCTCGACGTATCAATCACCCGGCGCTTATCACTGATGATTGTGCACAGTTTGGTGTACGATGGAGAGCCACCCGAAGGGGTGCGCAACGTGTTTTACAATTTCCGGAATGGGTTGCGTTACCGCTTCTAG